The region TGTTTCCGAACACCAATCATACACTACCCACGTCTGAGTAACTTCACCTGGCATTCACAGCAGGCGGAAGCTACAGACCAGACCAGAGCTGAGAGACTCCTCTCACAGCAGGTGTAGAAGCTCTTGCAGGACAGATTCAGTTATACAAGCAATCTGTTTTGGGCCATGGAAATCGTACAAGAGCCATAATTtatgtttattaataaactttaTATAGAAAGTTTTTCCAATATGGCTTTAAAGAGTCCTGTGAAAGGAACATAGCGTACTTGGGAAAGGAATGCATGTGCTCACTTCTCCTGTATAAATCATTCCTGGGACTGAGAATTGCTCCCAGGTCCACACCTACTTTTATGCATCTCAAAAACAGTTCACACCTTGGTTAGAAATGCCTAAACTTCACTTCTGCACAGTGGACTAAATAAAGCTACCCGAGGGAGTGCCTGAGAACATGAGTCACATTGCACTGAATTTCAAGCTCACAATAATTCAGTGTTTCAAGTGGGCTTAGAAAAACATTGAGGAAACCTGTGAAATGATGCAGTCGGGGTTGGGTAACAGATGGAAAAGCCTGTAATGCTGCAAGCTGGTTCTGAACCAGACCATAGCATACAAGGGGAAGGGCACTGGACTTGGGGAAAGCAGAGGGAATCCTTGTAACACTGCATGTCTGTGCTCCAGACTACAAGTGGGTTAAAGCAAGCTATTAAGTCAGGAGAAAGCACTGGAGAATTGGTCCATCCTGGCACAGGTGCTGTTcattgtgggccagattttcaaaaatatttaggcacctaaaggtgcagatggcacttttgaaaatccatttGGTGCCTATCTGCCACTTTAGatccaaatacctttgaaaatctggccgttTGCCCCTATATTTTAGAATGAACTAGAAGTTATTTCTTCTAACCTATCTGTACCCTCTTGCTCCATAAAGCTTTTTAAATTCAGAAGACTCACCATTCAACTCTTGCTGGGGGGAGGAAGCTCATAGGATCTTTGGCCAAAAGCATATGCTACCCTGTGAACTGTACATAGTGCTTATTTCTGCATAAGAGCTAGGACTCTTCCTCCTGCATCAGGTTATTGAAATGAAGTAGTCAAGTGAAGATATTCACCTGAAGACACACTCAAGAGGCAGCAGTTGTGGTTTTGGACTATATTTGAGGAACATATATGTTGCAATGGTTTAACTAAAGATGTGATTTTAAACTGATTCAGTTAATCTAGTGCAAACCCCTGTGCGGACACTATTATTTCAATTTAAACTAGATTTATTGCAGTTTAGCTTAAGGAATCAGCTTAAGCTAAAACAGCAATGAGCCACTCTtaaccaaaataagagtgtccagtttttaaactgatttgaTAAACTGTCTCAACTCTcttatgtagaccaggcctaaacaaATACTATCTCACAGGCAGGAGTAAAACTGAGCTCAGTTTGCAAGGGACACAATCCAGTGGCTTTTCAGAAACCGTTTTTTCCATGCTGATTCAGAGACCTGAACAGCGAGGGTTTTTTCTGGCATCTAGAAAGCTCAGACATCATTGAAAATATGATTGACAGTCTTCTGTAGCCTATTATACATTTGCattgcagtaatgcctagagGCCTCAGTCAGGGATCGGGGCCTCCTTGTCCTAGGGTAATTATGAATTGGGTCCATAGTATTTTCCATAGCACACAGCCCTCCAGTACAGGATAGTTCAAGCAGGCAGCATACACATATCCGTAGATTTCACAGAGGCTTCACTTTTATCCACAAAGCACTGTCCAGACCAGTCCTTGTCTTACTCCAGCAGCCACCAATCACATCCTCAAATGACTCAAGCTCACCACGCTTGCTTTGGGCAGTGAGAAAATGTGACTTTTTTCTACCAGCTCTGAGACAACATGAAAAGCTCACATAGCACCCATCTCATGCTCAGCAAAGGATCCCACTAGATCTCCTGCACCTATATGCTCTTCTTATGCAACAGCAGGCCTTCACTCCGTTCCAGCAATGCAATCACAGGAACATTTCTCTAGAGTCCACAGTCATCTCCCCTCCTTAGGAAACTTTCCCTGTCCCAATCACTACTAGTCTGAACAGACCCTGTGTCCAAACATGAAGGACTCTCTCTGATTCCTAATATCTCATATTTATTTACTAGCTTAGTCTTTCCTTTTAACCCTCTAGGGCTCTCCCCTCATTCACCTCTTAAGTAAAATAAGCAAATATTTTTTCAAACCTATCTTTATGTTGATTTCCAACAAGCACAGTTCACCAGAGGGTAATTCTTTCCCTAAGCTGCCCTGGGGAAATCCCCCAGCTTCCTGGAAACCACCAGCCTCCCCACCAGACCAATTATTATAGGATAATTGAGAGCAGGCTTAATATTTCTTCCCATCATGACCACAAACCTTCAGTGGTGGTAACTTCCCAGCACTTGTTTGCTAATAAAGCCTCCTATGCAGTGCAGGCTACTGGGTCTTTTGGGGATAATTTTACttgcctacttcacaggggtgttgggaggtATCATGATTCAGATGGTGCCAGTCTGTACCATAAACAAGCACAAGTTGTCCTGGGCAGTGATAGGAAGTGCCTTGCTAGCCCTTTGTACCTCGGCAATGGGCAGCAGAttgaagcagcaggaggagctctCACCTTGCCAGCCAAGGAGGCTGGGGGATCTGTGGCGGGGCACAGGAAAGGAGGGGGAGCTGCACTCCCCACTTGATCACCTGGGAATAGGAGCTagaatgtgaaatgagttgagcGGTGAGAGGTAGGCATCAGTCCTACAATATGAGCAGGCCCCAGCATCTGCACAGAGTCCAGCAGGTCTCTGGTCAGGTGCAGAGGTTCATGtgcattgcagaatcagggccttagtccAGTTGGTAGCCTCCATATCACCAAACCTCCAGCCTGGTTTGGCAAGTCTCAGCAGCAATACTTAGGACTGAAATGGCTGTAGAGACTGAATACACCTGAAAGCACCACCCTCCAAATCAGACTtgagcagtggggcaggttgCCCTGCCTGACCTACCTCAGGCAGTTCTATGGCCCATGCCCATAGAACCTGAGCACCCTCAGTCACTACTGTATTTATCTTTGCAACATCTCTGTGAGGCAGATCCACAGGAGCCAAAGTGAGTAACAAGAAGTGGTGGAAGATGGAGATATGCCCCCTCTCTCCTTACAATAAAATCTGGTTTTAACTAGGACAATTTCACAATGACCAGAATTACAATTACCACATTGCAATTCATTGTGTAACGTCCTGGGCACATGTCATCACATCCATGTACCTCATCGGGACTCTAAGACAGGCAAAAGAGACACACCAGAGGCTCCATCAGGTTTTACACTAATCCCAGTGCAGAACTTTGAGAGTTTTAGCCTGTGCTTCCTGAATACAAGCAGAGTGCAAACACAACCAATAACTGTACTGAgagtaaaaaaaatttcatttgaaaaacTGGATGGAAAAGGGCCATTTTTTTCAACAAATGTGCTGAAAATTTTCATCTCTTTTGAAATTTTCCAATTTGTtcatgaaaaaacaaaacctgaaaatcCCCAAAtttggagggcaggggaggggtatTGTCAAACCAGCTCTACTCACTACATACCTTAGTATCCCATCTCAGTGCTTTGAAGTAAGGAGCTTCCCCTTAACTGCATCATATTACATTGAATCACTCTGTATAACAAGAATACTCTGAAAGTCACTACAGTATCATTATTGCAAAGTGCAGTGTTTGGGACCATTACCTTAGCACTGTTTAAAATGGGAATGTATGTAAGAGAAACAGCAGGAGATTTTGTAGATAGAGGAGGCTGTGTTGTAGATGGGTTGTGAAAGAGGCAGGATTAATTTATGCAGCATTTCAGAACTCATGTAGCTTTTTGCAAAAATAGCATTACGTGTCAGTAACCATACTGGCAAGTTAGAGTGAGCATGAACACTGAATTCTGTGTCAAGTTCCAGTAGAAAATATGCTAGCTGCCTGCCACAGCACTGGCAGGGTAGATATGATACTCATTGTACCGGCAAAAATGTTGGCAACCACTAGAGAGCATCAGTTTCCTAATCAGAGCACAGCTATGATATTAAAGTTGCTAACTTAGCACCCCCACCAGAATGGGCCTGCTGCCAGGCTTGAGGGTGTAGACCTTGGAGATTGCTTGTGCAAAGTTCTCTCACTAAGGAGGATGGCAAGCTTGGTGAAAGCAAGACTGGGCTGTGAGCCATACTTGCTGAACCtagttattttaataataatgcctagctcttatctagcacttttcatcagtagagctcaaagcactttacaaaagaggtcagtatccccattttacagatggggaaactgaggcacagggagatgacagcccagatcctcaaaggtattttaggCACCTCACTCCCATCAAAATGAAAGGAGGATCTAcgctgaagtgatttgcccaattcacccagcaggccaataatACAATCCACACTTCCCAGACAAGCCAGCCTGCTAAACTAATCCACTGAGCAAAAGACAAGTTGCACAGGCCAATGACCAGGCTCGCTGGGAGATCACTAGTCAACACAGGGTTTAGCATTGGGGGAACCTGCTGAGGACTCTCAAAATCAATTGACAGGCAAGGAGGATGTTTAAGAACCTTGTTCCATCAAGGAAGTCACGAACAGTGGccttggactcaggagacctgtgttgATTTTCAactctgcccctggcctgctgggtgaccttggacggGTCCTTGTAGCTCAGTTTACTCATCTGGAAGATAGGGATAATGCCACCAACCTCGTTTGTAAAGAGCTTTTGAGACCAACTGATAAAAAGTGTGATGAAAGAGCTAGGTGTAATTCACGGtactatttccccccctccctttggAATCAGACATACTGGACTTTCTccattttaatcattttaaaaattgttttaattagaaaaatgttAGGTAGGGCAAAactaagtaaacaaacaaaacattttaacagtTCCACAGCATTTAGGGCTTCACAGATGTCACTTTACTTAACAGCAGGAAGTTACACTTGTGGTGAAATGCCAGTGCAGGCACAGCCAAGATGGCAAACAGTAACAGCAGTGTATCAAAATTTGCTCTAGAAAAGTACGGTGCAgaaaaaaggaaactgcagagatAGACCCCAGGCTGGAAAGCACTATGGGGCCTACTCCTATTTCTTTTGCGGTCCACAACCAAACGACTTCCAAGGacagcaagatcaggcccttgctCTTTGTTATGTCTGCAGCTAAGTGGAGTCAGTGATGTGGTCTGTCCCTATACCATTTGATCTCCAGCAGGGAGGAATGTAAATTGAGCAACAAGGCTACTTGGGCAGCAAAGTATGTCAGCGAGTCAGTGGCTCGTGATCTGAGAAAGGCAGTCCCAACCACACTGAGGTACCAGGTGCAGTTCAGGGTCTATATCATCATTTCCCCTCATTAAATGTCTTTTGCAGCAGCCTTAACTCAGTCATTAAGTTCCTATTTGGGCTGGAATCAAACAAGTAACTTCTTGTGTTTGTGAAGTTTGCTGTACAAAACACCCCTAATTACTTCAGCCAGCAGAAGAGTGTTCCATTATACTCATGAACTCCTGTTACCAAACACCAGGACTTCTGGGCCAATTTGCAGATGTGCTGAACCAGggacaactccactgaagccaatgggagctgcaaatcTAAAGTACAAGTCCTCTTTGGCAGCCCTTGTTCATCCAGTACCATCACAGCTGGCAAAAGCAGGAGTGGTTTTTGCAAAGCCAGTTACAAATGTTAGGAACCAGATTCCAGCTATTTGGTTGTATCATGATTTTCCTCTCTTTCTGCTCTTTCAATCTGGTCTCAGAAGGCTCCTCACCCCACCACCAGGGCAGAGTAAGACTTAATTGAGCCTTCCACAactcaggccaaaaaaaaaaaaaaaaaatcccacagaaaACGGTAtcagtttcttctttttttaaaaacgaaATGCTAAaagttggtgcagaattccctggCTTGGTAGGTTTGTGTTAAAACTACCACTCACTTCCAACCCCAGCTGAGCCTCTTTGCTTCTAGTACAAGTCAGACTAGTCACTAATTCCAGTCAGTAGGGGgcttaaaaacaaaatgtcaccAGTGAGAATAGGgctaggaggaaaaaaaaaagccccagggCCCAGCCAAACACCTTTGTCAGAACGGAAATACAAGTTTATACAtcactcttccctcccacccccctttgtACCTGCACTCTTTCACCTGAGAGTGCAGATGAATGAATGAGAGTCCCAGGAGTGAAATACCAGCAGAACTGGTCTCTGTTGTAATTCCAGAAACTAGATAAAAATAAACCCTCCCTAGAGAACAAGAATGGAAGTGGGAAAGGCATAACACCCACGCCACCTGCCATGGTCCCTTGTCACCTCTCAGCTTAAATGGATAGTCCAACCTGAACCCCATCTACAAAGACCATTCCCCTCTAATGAAAGGCTGAGCTCACAAGTCTGAAAGCTGGTGATGGCTAAAGGAAAAACAGGAAACGGGAAAGATGACCTGCATTCCAAAATAAAGAATTTTTAACTGAAGCCAGGGCTGCTTCCCTTTGTGCTATGCATCTAAGTAGTGGTAAACGGCTTTCCAGAGCAGTGCAATCATAGATTAGTCCCCACAGAGCAGTGGTTCATTCATGTAGAAACTGGGGATGTTTTCCCCTCTAGGTTTATTTCCTGGCACTGCAGCTTCCCTCACAAAGAGGATATTTTTCTGCAATAAACACACATTTGCTAACTATGTCACAATGAACTACTTACTTTTGAGACTGGTGTGGCTTCCCCTCCCTTTTAGCCTTGGTCCTGTGCACTGTTCTGATAGTTCAGTCATTACCAGTGTGTAGGGCTTCAGTTCTCAAACAGCTACTAGATGGGTACTGGAAATGCTTACTGCTGGGTAAGCAGCAGCAGTGCCCTATTCcggtggtctccaaacttttttgatcgcacacccctatcagtaaaaaaaattttgagcTGCCTGCTGCCCCGGCTCTATCATTTTtgcctaagcaaaaaaaaaaaaaaagccgctccgactcccgcccgaactgacgaagcaaaaacaaaaaacacccactcctcctgccgcgcacccccaaggatcaccccactttggagaccactgccctattCAATGGGGCTTTTTGCCCAATACAGTTGTTGCAGCTGTGGGTTTTCCTACCTtcctctttttcctcctcctgaGTGCACTTTAcccttttttctaaaagattttgtGCACTCAGTTTCCTCCCTACAGTTGCAGTAAAGAGGAGACAGAATATCACACTGCCACTGGAAAAAGTATCCGAACAATCAGAACTTATTCAAGCTCAAAGGACTAGGATTTCTTGTACCTGCAGTTTTAAGGGATAGAAGGTTTATACGGTttccatgcacacacaaaaatggttAGTGTGTAAGCCCCACAGTCCCAAGGAAATACAGTGTGGAGTTGAGCTACATGATATGAAAGATCCCTTCAATGCTCATTTCTATTGTTCTATGCCTCACAGATCTTTCCTTGAAGAGATTTTTGTTGGACACTTTTCTCTGTAACTCTTACCTTAGGTTACTTAGCTCTCACAATGGCAGATGGTTTGCTTTAAAAGGTTAAAATTttatttatagtttaaaaaaaatcaatgaaatataaaataaaaatcccataAGAAGGTCAAGCACTGCAGttttaacttttaactttttCTGAAATTCATACTACCGACTTTTTGTGCTGACAAGGCATTCAATGTTTACCAGATCATTTCGTTTTTCAAACCCATTGGGTTCAGTCAGCAAAAAGCATGAAtacttgaaatattttaatacCAAACCATGTACAGAAGTTTCTCCTGGAGGCTAATTTGCACTGTAACTGACAAAACCAACAAGCatcaacctccccctccccatcttgAAAATGATGGGGTTTTTTAATGATTCGGGTCTCCTATAACCGGCACAAATGTCTTTTCCCTTGTCTCTCCCCATCACTGTGGAAATAACAATGTGCATTTCAATTCATGAACTATAGTAGAGTCCTGGGGTGCCATTTTCCTTCAGTTTAAAGAACATTCGCCGTTACGTAGCAACGAGTTCAGTGCTTCAGCAATTTGCTGGACAGTTAACCTTCTCAAAAGAAGAGACAAGCTATAGAAGCTCTTGAATTTGCACTTGCTCAAGACTCCATTTCTGTCTCAAGTTTGGGAAACTCCATCTTCTGTTCAGAAACAATGCACTGTTTGCGTCATTCTGGCATCTAATGAAGGTGTCGCTATCGCAGAACCATGCCCCTGCCCTTTTCATTGCTATATCAGTACAAGGGATTATTTTTCATTGGCAGGACACAAGCTAGCATCCATGTATCACCCATACAGGGTATTTTTAAACTGCTGTCCTCCTATTTCATTTAATACCCTAGAAGCGTCAACAGAAGATTACTGCAATTGCAGGAAACATTCCTCCCACATGACAGATCATTGCTAGGGACATCAGATTAGGCATCTTCCCATGGTTACTTGCATATAAGATCAAACTTTTAATGTCTTTAGTACTTCTCAAGGTCCTTGTATTGCTCTATCTTCCCTCTAAATGGGCTAGAGCTGAGGCTGGCCTTGTGCTTCAACTTGTGGTTCTTCTGAACTTGGCTGTGTCTCCGGTTCACTGGCCACAGGAGCAGATGAACCTTGGTGCTGATTTGGCTCTTCTGGTGCCACTGGCTCAAGGATGTCATTGAGCTTCTGGCCCACCAACACCGTCTCGATGTAGGGCTTAGCCATTTTGATGGCCTCATCATATGAGGGTGGCAACTCCATTGCATAGAGGCTGTAGGCTGGGGGAGACATGGTGCTCCTATCCATATCCCCAAATGGAAGTGGAAGTGGGGCGCTCTGGGGGTACTGGAAAGAGCTGTACGCTGTAAAGAGAAGGCACAATAGGGCTTGAACAAGTGAATAAAAGACATCTTTGTATAAAGATCTGACACTATTTTTCTAGTAAATTAGTGCATCTATAACTGTGGCATAGATGGAACCCACCCAGTCCCATCCAGAAAGCAATCAGGAAAAAATGCTTCTTGTTTAGACCCATCTAGTTATTACAGTGAGGTGTCTGACATAATGGGTACATGCTGTAACCCAGACACCAGAGACTTATTAGTTGGGCTTCTACCATTCTGGTTTTGTGCTATAGCTCCTGTAAGAAGCAGTTTGGCGGGAACGGACAAATGTGAGGTAGAACAAGACGGCGGGGCAAGAATGGATGTGTGAGGACATGCCCAAGGCCAGCCCATCAGGGATTTATTTGAACCTTTAGAGCACTAAACTTGCTCACTGagcttctctctgcctctgtttccccatctacaaCATGTGGGATGATAGTACCTCACAGGGCctgaggtgttgtgaggattagtttGTGTCTGCTTTGAAGATGTGAGGTGCCAGGAGTACTGCACACCCAAGTGCTAGCATCTCCAGGATTAGAGCCTGAAACACCCCTGAATAAAAGCCCCTGAAGAACACTCACAGGTCACGGTGCTGTGGGCGGTGCTATCGCCATCAACGGCAATGACTGTCATATCATAGGGGCGTCTAGGGAAGGTTTGAACTGGGGGTCTCTTCTTCCGGCAGCAGAACTTCACGCAGCTCGCTGTGATGCCACATAGCAGGAGCATGAACACTGTCAGTAGAATCAGCCTAGGagatgcagggagagaggagcccaTTATTTTATTATCGATGCTTTTCCTCTTCCATGAATGGAAGAGATTTAACTCCTAAGGAGGCTCTTTGCAAGGCCTGGCTTACCTACTATATAGGAGTCTTTTTTTATTGGTGCTGGCTCCGTTTGTGTGTAAATGCCAGCATGAGAAAAGCCAGTCATAAAACAGTCAGTTTAATATCCCCAAGCTTTGGTGCTACTGATCACCTGTTAAACCCTTCCTGACTCAGGGATGGTGTTAAGTTAAAAAATTCACAGGCCAGACTTTCAGCTAGTGTTAGTGAGCAtggctccactgactttaattgaATCCAGTGAGTCTGTTTATGTGCTTAAGGCTAAgtatgtaagtctttgcaggacaaGGGCTTGTATTTATACAGCATTGCAGAAGTTTTATAGTGCAGTGTGTAGCTTTGTGGTGCCATCTCTAACTGCTGTATAACCTCATAATACACAATGCCTAAGTCAGTATTCTACAGAGTAAATGAGGGCAGTGCAAGAGTTTGGACTTCAAAAGGTGCTGTTTTCCCAGCATTCCCATCTGGACTTCTACACAAAACCAGATCTAGACCTCTAAACCACTTAAGTCCTCAAAATAGTGCATAAGTGAGATTTAATGGGGCATAGGCATTTAATGGTGTATTGGCCCTCTACTAGGGGTCAATTCCACCCAATATACCTAAAATCTAGATTTTGGTGCTTCTGGCTCCCCTCTCAAATTTAAATTCTGGAGTTTTTTCCATTCTTGAAAGTGTTCTTGAATGAGTTAAGTGTTCTCATGAGCTAGTTAAGCAATAAGGCGTGCCAGGCTGGGACTGGGTTGCAAGAAGTGCCTAGCAGTGTTGTAAAGAAAGAGACCCAAGGTCAAAGATTTAAGTATTCTCATGGTACTTTAGAGGGAGCTGCTCCAGAACAGCTGACACACCAGACTTCCATGTTCtgattccttccctccccaataCATACATAGGTCAGAAGAAGAGACCCCAACAGTATtgtttccctcctctcctccaaccaATTTAAAGGTAATACTGATAGATCAAAACTAtgcctccaaaataattccttcttAGCACTCCTAGATTACTGAAGATGACAATGTAAAAGGAACCAAAATTCTACAGCAGGAgatgtttaaatccaaacaaacggttttctttaattttaatgAGAACATTTCTATTAGTATTAGAGTCACACAAACATATCCCTCACCCACAAAATCTGGAATTTGGAACCTACATTGACCAATAGCTCAAATTCCATATCACAGGCTTTCGTACTCCATGGGAATCCAATACCTTCCTTGACCCCGGGGGATCTGAACCACGGTTTCCTGCACTCCCAGCACAACCCTTATGAAATTGCTGTTTTAGCAAAGCCAGGTTTCTTTTTTGATCAGAAGCGAAGTTAGATTCTTCAAAACTAACCTCTGATCCGCAGCTATAAGTTCCTAGAGTCTCGGGCCATTTaagattactttaaaaaataaaaggtagAAAATTCAGAACACGGCAATGGCAGAACAGGAAGTAATTGATATTCAGTGCTGGCTTGTACATTTCATAGTATAAAAGCTTGCTGGAACTTCATAATAAAACATTGCAACAGAGTGAGCAGAATATGACCTCATCACCAACCAATCAGATCTTCCTAGCATTCCAAGAGTTATGAAGATAAATCTTCATGATTCCACATTCTGAGATGGACCTCTGAGGGAAGTGATGATTACTGTACACTGCTAGAATAGTGTAGCAGTTCTGAACAGCAAACTATGATACATTCGTTTTACTGTTTATAAATGCTGACAGCTGCCTTCAAGCCAGTCTTAAAGTGTCAATTAATTTTTGAAACAGTTCTGCATATCAACTCCCACTGAGAGGGTTTAGAATATTTGTAGAAGCCTAAATTAGTCCAAATGCTAAGCTGTTGTTAACACTGGCCAATTTGCACTGTATTCCCTCATTAAGTTTTATGGCATACATCCTGACATGTACACTCTGTAGCTGCAAGCCAAGATGCATGTAGTCTGCAATATAATGGAGCGACTGATCTGTCTATTACAATAGCGTTTGCCTATTTGTTTTCTCCCCTTTTTAAGTCATAAAATGAGCCAATAAAAAAAGGTTACCCATCAGTCAATGACAAGGAATTCAGCAAGCCGTGAAAGAAAGAACATCATAACCCAACCATCTTCTCTCCCATAAAACGGAGAGAGAGATAAGCTCACGGATAAGCAAAACCTGATGCAATGCCAAGAACTGACAAGTCCACCACACTGCACTGCTGATCCCTCTCCAAGCAAAGATTCAGCAAGTTGTCTGTTTAGAAGGGGTGCACAATGGCTTTGGATTCAAGCTGTAACAGGTCAGAGTTATGGGGATGGACTACTCATCTAGGAACATGTCCCACGTTGTATGGAATTGATTACTTTTTCAGCTAGCTAGTCTGGGTTGTATTCCTCCGGCACCTTTCATTTAGCCACAGGCAGAGGTGGCTAAGTCCTCCTCTTTGATTCAGGATCAGAGAAGTGTGTCTTTAGTCCCCCATTCCCTCTATTTATTTGTTTACATCATCTCCCAAACATCTTGTGCGTTAAGTAAAATAAATCTGAACTTACCAGACATACCACAGGCTAGTCCAGTTAGAATTATTCCGAGCACACCTGGAAATGAAGATGGATAACTAATCTCAGTCTCTATGTTCAAATATTAAGTTTAATAACAAAGCAACTAAATTTCACACTAATTGCAGAGTAGAAAAGGCAATTAACAATTTAAGAAAATGAAGCTAAAAACGAACTCTGTACT is a window of Emys orbicularis isolate rEmyOrb1 chromosome 22, rEmyOrb1.hap1, whole genome shotgun sequence DNA encoding:
- the TMEM52 gene encoding transmembrane protein 52, whose product is MAGKVHRLWTGWSLLLLQAALCSSQSNCDSPDQCARNNSNWTSLWYVWLILLTVFMLLLCGITASCVKFCCRKKRPPVQTFPRRPYDMTVIAVDGDSTAHSTVTSYSSFQYPQSAPLPLPFGDMDRSTMSPPAYSLYAMELPPSYDEAIKMAKPYIETVLVGQKLNDILEPVAPEEPNQHQGSSAPVASEPETQPSSEEPQVEAQGQPQL